A genomic region of Methanothermobacter thermautotrophicus str. Delta H contains the following coding sequences:
- a CDS encoding NUDIX domain-containing protein, whose translation MKPFIPVVRALIRGEDGVLMLRRSRESSTNPSLWELPGGKVRAGETLDEALSREVREETGLRITPLHLLGAYEQVFPHKVSVNIIFSVEVRGGALELSMEHEDFCWFRSGVLEFSPWLSEFKGDRPDLFR comes from the coding sequence ATGAAGCCGTTTATTCCAGTTGTAAGGGCCCTTATAAGGGGCGAGGATGGTGTTCTAATGCTCAGGAGGTCCCGGGAATCGTCCACAAATCCATCACTCTGGGAGCTCCCGGGTGGTAAGGTGAGGGCAGGGGAAACACTTGATGAGGCCCTTTCAAGGGAGGTCCGTGAGGAGACGGGCCTCAGGATAACACCTCTGCACCTGCTGGGTGCATATGAGCAGGTGTTCCCCCATAAGGTCTCGGTGAACATAATATTCTCTGTGGAGGTCCGTGGGGGCGCCCTTGAGCTGAGCATGGAGCATGAGGACTTCTGCTGGTTCAGGTCAGGGGTCCTTGAATTTTCTCCCTGGCTGAGTGAATTCAAAGGTGATAGGCCAGACCTCTTCAGGTGA
- a CDS encoding acetylornithine transaminase, whose translation MDSEEIIELERKFIMQTYTRQPIVLSHGKGATVWDIEGNSYIDCFAGVAVNSIGHAHPKVALAICHQAQRLIHSSNIYYTREQVELAKLLTAISPHDRVFFANSGAEANEGAIKLARKFTGKSEIIAAENSFHGRTLATVTATGQKKYSEPFRPLPEGFKHVPYGDIGAMADAVGDETAAIILEPVQGEGGVIIPPEGYLKDVQELARQNDVLLILDEVQTGFGRTGAMFASQLFGVEPDITTVAKAMGGGYPIGAVLANERVAMAFEPGDHGSTFGGNPWGCAAAIATIEVLMDEKLPERAAKMGSYFLGRLRQVLHGCDAVRDIRGVGLMIGIEIDGECAGVVDAAREMGVLINCTAGKVIRIVPPLVIKKEEIDAAVDVLGHVISDL comes from the coding sequence ATGGATTCAGAGGAAATAATTGAACTTGAAAGGAAATTCATCATGCAGACCTATACCCGGCAGCCCATTGTACTGTCCCATGGGAAGGGGGCAACTGTATGGGACATTGAGGGCAACTCCTACATAGACTGCTTTGCAGGGGTCGCTGTTAACAGCATCGGCCACGCCCACCCAAAGGTCGCCCTGGCAATCTGTCACCAGGCACAGAGGCTCATACATTCATCCAACATCTACTATACCCGGGAGCAGGTTGAACTCGCAAAGCTTCTAACGGCCATATCCCCACACGACAGGGTTTTCTTTGCAAACAGCGGTGCAGAGGCCAATGAGGGAGCCATAAAACTTGCAAGGAAATTCACGGGCAAATCTGAGATAATAGCTGCTGAGAACTCCTTCCACGGGAGGACACTTGCAACGGTAACTGCGACTGGCCAGAAGAAGTACAGTGAACCCTTCAGGCCACTACCAGAGGGTTTTAAACATGTCCCCTACGGCGACATCGGGGCAATGGCGGATGCAGTAGGTGATGAAACTGCAGCCATAATTCTGGAACCGGTACAGGGGGAGGGTGGAGTCATAATTCCACCAGAGGGATACTTGAAGGATGTCCAGGAACTTGCAAGGCAGAATGACGTGCTACTGATCCTCGATGAGGTCCAGACAGGATTTGGAAGAACCGGAGCAATGTTCGCATCCCAGCTATTCGGTGTAGAGCCAGATATAACTACCGTGGCAAAGGCCATGGGCGGCGGGTATCCAATAGGAGCTGTGCTTGCAAATGAGAGGGTTGCAATGGCATTTGAACCGGGTGACCATGGATCCACCTTCGGGGGAAACCCCTGGGGATGTGCTGCAGCCATAGCCACCATCGAAGTTCTGATGGACGAGAAGCTACCTGAGAGGGCAGCTAAGATGGGTTCCTACTTCCTTGGAAGGCTGAGGCAGGTCCTCCATGGATGTGATGCCGTCAGGGACATACGCGGTGTCGGCCTCATGATCGGAATTGAGATCGATGGTGAATGTGCAGGGGTGGTTGACGCTGCAAGGGAGATGGGGGTGCTGATAAACTGCACAGCCGGCAAGGTCATAAGGATTGTCCCGCCCCTGGTAATAAAGAAGGAGGAGATTGATGCGGCTGTGGATGTACTGGGTCATGTGATCTCAGACCTCTGA
- a CDS encoding peptidylprolyl isomerase — MKSAVIETVKGDIELILFEEDAPNTVANFEKLSNSGFYDGLTFHRVIPDFVIQGGCPVGDGTGGPGYTIKCEINPNRHVKGALSMAHAGRDTGGSQFFITLSPQPHLDGVHTVFGKVVRGMDVVESIERGDRMLRVRVYDE; from the coding sequence ATGAAAAGTGCTGTCATTGAAACCGTTAAGGGAGATATAGAGCTGATCCTCTTTGAGGAGGACGCCCCAAACACGGTTGCGAATTTTGAAAAACTTTCAAACAGTGGATTCTATGATGGACTCACCTTCCACAGGGTCATACCTGACTTCGTGATCCAGGGAGGGTGTCCGGTGGGTGATGGGACAGGCGGCCCCGGTTACACAATAAAGTGCGAGATAAACCCGAACAGGCACGTTAAGGGGGCCCTGTCCATGGCACATGCAGGGAGAGATACCGGGGGCAGCCAGTTCTTCATAACACTATCTCCCCAGCCCCACCTCGATGGCGTCCACACCGTCTTCGGAAAGGTTGTGAGGGGTATGGATGTTGTTGAATCCATAGAGAGGGGAGACCGGATGCTCAGGGTCAGGGTCTACGACGAATGA
- a CDS encoding GAF domain-containing protein produces the protein MDLKERIESAASVREASDIVFDEIKRMTGSRYCYVAYVDPENGDSVGIKFSHLTEYCRHYEEMGEARFKLPSSGKYGGLLGYSLDTGESFFTNNPAGHPAAHGIPDGHRKVSKFLSVAVKDSEGILGQIVAGDPPENYDETHLRIAEEIAGHYAGVLRRFWRGEIPLE, from the coding sequence ATGGATCTTAAGGAAAGGATTGAGTCTGCAGCATCAGTAAGGGAAGCATCAGATATTGTTTTTGATGAAATAAAGAGGATGACCGGGAGCAGGTACTGCTACGTTGCCTATGTTGACCCCGAAAACGGGGATAGTGTCGGCATAAAATTCTCCCATCTCACAGAGTACTGCAGACACTACGAGGAGATGGGTGAGGCACGCTTTAAGCTGCCATCCAGCGGTAAATACGGGGGGCTCCTCGGCTACTCCCTGGACACCGGGGAGTCATTCTTCACCAACAACCCTGCCGGGCATCCTGCAGCCCATGGAATACCCGATGGCCACAGGAAGGTTTCAAAGTTCCTCTCAGTCGCTGTTAAGGATTCGGAGGGGATACTCGGCCAGATAGTCGCAGGTGATCCACCAGAGAACTACGATGAGACACACCTGAGAATAGCTGAGGAAATTGCGGGGCACTATGCCGGGGTCCTCAGAAGGTTCTGGAGGGGTGAGATACCCCTGGAGTGA
- a CDS encoding DNA glycosylase → MRIPVGDFDLEMTQRSGQTSQPPWREVEGAFRELLIIEGVPCPVEVRNEAGVLRVRPYVDVPQKTLREKIEYIFDLKFDIEDFYTFLEDKNLSYTLDSSRGLRLFLAKDPFECVISSIASANCSVVRWTRSIEDIRRLWGQANTFNGETFHTFPSPHVLTGVAEGSLEDLQRAEDNLPSDFSFNDLRSCGVGYRAPYIRETSRILAEEMDIRRIDGMDYDDARELLLELSGVGPKVADCILLYGFRKTEAFPVDVWIRRIMNHIHPGRNFNDRSMVEFARREYGEMADYVQLYLFNHARRSGLLDRLRQGTG, encoded by the coding sequence ATGAGGATACCCGTGGGGGACTTTGACCTTGAGATGACCCAGAGGAGTGGACAGACCTCCCAGCCACCCTGGAGGGAGGTTGAGGGGGCCTTCAGGGAACTTCTCATCATCGAGGGGGTACCCTGTCCGGTTGAGGTCAGGAATGAGGCAGGGGTGCTCAGGGTCAGACCCTACGTGGATGTACCTCAGAAAACTCTCAGGGAGAAGATTGAATACATATTCGACCTGAAATTTGATATTGAAGATTTCTACACATTCCTGGAGGATAAAAACTTATCATACACCCTGGATTCATCGAGGGGGCTGCGGCTGTTCCTTGCAAAGGACCCATTTGAGTGTGTGATATCCTCAATAGCATCAGCCAACTGTTCGGTTGTGAGATGGACAAGGTCCATAGAGGACATAAGGAGGCTCTGGGGCCAGGCCAACACCTTCAATGGCGAGACCTTCCACACGTTCCCCTCTCCACACGTCCTGACAGGCGTGGCTGAGGGCTCCCTTGAGGACCTGCAGAGGGCCGAGGATAACCTCCCCTCGGACTTCAGTTTCAATGACCTCAGATCCTGTGGCGTCGGCTACAGGGCGCCCTACATCCGGGAGACATCGAGGATACTCGCAGAGGAGATGGATATCAGGAGGATCGATGGGATGGACTATGACGATGCAAGGGAGCTCCTCCTTGAACTCTCGGGTGTGGGTCCCAAGGTTGCTGACTGCATACTCCTCTATGGTTTCAGGAAGACAGAGGCCTTTCCTGTTGATGTATGGATCAGGAGGATCATGAACCACATCCACCCTGGCAGGAATTTCAATGACAGGTCGATGGTGGAATTCGCACGGAGGGAGTACGGGGAGATGGCCGACTATGTGCAGCTTTACCTCTTCAACCATGCCAGAAGATCGGGGCTACTTGATAGGCTCAGGCAGGGCACTGGATAA
- the hisF gene encoding imidazole glycerol phosphate synthase subunit HisF — MLAKRIIPCLDCDLQVPNGRVVKGVEFKQIRYAGDPVELATRYYEDGADEIVFLDITASHERRETMTHVIEATTENVFVPICVGGGIRKPEDYFKMLKAGADKCSTNTAAIKNPELINEASDLVGSQACVVAIDAKRRYIENPRESDERFIIEVDDGYCWYECSIYGGREFTGIDAVKWAMECQDRGAGEILLTSMDRDGTKMGYDIPLTRTMSENLDIPVIASGGVGEPEHIYEAFTDGKADAALAASIFHFNEYPVPAVKEYLRSRGVPIRL; from the coding sequence ATGCTTGCAAAGAGGATAATACCATGTCTTGACTGTGACCTCCAGGTTCCAAATGGCCGGGTCGTGAAGGGAGTTGAATTCAAACAGATAAGATACGCAGGGGACCCTGTAGAACTTGCAACAAGGTACTATGAGGATGGTGCCGATGAGATAGTCTTCCTCGACATAACAGCATCACATGAGAGACGGGAGACCATGACCCATGTGATAGAGGCCACCACAGAGAACGTCTTCGTACCCATATGTGTCGGTGGGGGTATAAGGAAGCCAGAGGACTATTTTAAGATGCTTAAGGCGGGGGCAGACAAGTGCTCCACCAATACGGCCGCAATAAAGAACCCTGAACTCATCAATGAGGCATCAGACCTCGTCGGGTCCCAGGCATGCGTAGTGGCAATAGATGCCAAGAGGAGATACATCGAAAACCCCCGTGAATCAGATGAAAGGTTCATAATAGAGGTTGATGATGGATACTGCTGGTACGAGTGCAGCATCTATGGTGGAAGAGAATTCACAGGTATTGACGCGGTGAAATGGGCAATGGAATGCCAGGATAGAGGTGCAGGTGAAATTCTCCTCACATCAATGGACCGTGACGGTACAAAGATGGGCTACGACATTCCCCTCACAAGGACCATGAGCGAGAACCTTGACATACCTGTGATCGCATCAGGGGGTGTAGGGGAACCTGAACACATCTATGAGGCATTCACAGATGGTAAGGCAGACGCTGCACTTGCTGCAAGCATATTCCACTTCAATGAATACCCTGTCCCTGCAGTGAAGGAGTACCTCAGATCAAGGGGAGTTCCCATAAGATTGTAG
- a CDS encoding FmdE family protein: protein MDYEDIVGFHGHSCAGTALGYKVGEIVAERFGRSEDEEIVAVVENDSCSIDAIQFMTGCTFGKGNLIFRDYGKHVYTFFNRKTGDGIRISLKKPMDQLMKELGVTDRAELTEKILEMDPHDLFEVRDVSEKPPEEARIYGSIICAECGEPVSEHRARVKNGRMVCIPCFEG from the coding sequence ATGGATTATGAGGATATAGTTGGATTTCACGGTCACTCCTGTGCCGGCACTGCCCTCGGATACAAGGTCGGTGAGATCGTAGCTGAAAGATTTGGAAGGTCAGAGGATGAGGAGATAGTGGCGGTTGTTGAGAATGACAGCTGCAGCATAGACGCCATCCAGTTCATGACTGGGTGCACCTTTGGAAAGGGCAACCTGATATTCAGGGATTACGGAAAACATGTTTACACATTCTTCAACAGGAAAACAGGCGATGGAATCAGGATATCACTTAAAAAACCAATGGATCAGCTCATGAAGGAACTCGGGGTTACGGACAGGGCTGAACTGACAGAGAAGATACTTGAAATGGATCCACATGACCTCTTTGAGGTCAGGGATGTTTCAGAGAAACCTCCAGAGGAGGCAAGGATATATGGGTCCATCATATGCGCAGAGTGTGGTGAACCCGTCTCAGAGCACCGTGCACGAGTAAAGAATGGTAGGATGGTTTGTATTCCGTGCTTTGAAGGTTAA
- a CDS encoding FmdE family protein encodes MVSVLFLLAMLTGSVAAADNATCEVGVLVSYQYSDDNGRINPTLEITDSGTGIEYNRTYDPSSGYTKLIFQHSNISAANLTLTVRAPGYVTVERRLNLTPNPMDPRHTGYYASINLVLNATEPYRIGRELTEKADKLLNFTGKGEVLVITTAGLVKYHNMTTEDVLEGILNRGGGLISYGRANLLTVRKTATDPLCTAFIVRKGNDLLMAFYRNTTLVYLGTVSQNMSSAQWNNLTSKLGDDAFPFASLANAWAAGAPADLLKQAAFHGHMCLGTISGYAMSKTIYMYYPPIQDWSTGSPIEITSYVTIGVPGGSDDDALILALDNTPGKRSYLGFDTTGAGAEDSMVGFIRWNSRTNTGTLVVMKFDQQALIDTYKRETGVSMVQELKFNAWLVKKVTENPASIVTIVKELDNLTADQYYYLAGREVNYNQVNETHGLDMNYINSLNLPNATRANVNATWNPVSYAELREIGRRAAEMAKEIFLAERGINLERDDLNVAVLTSAGYVYLNGTPTDGCYDGIFSVLGSRLSRKNLLPVHSPFYKPLWFTFVLKGADGKTLDSVHITYNPLTGELSAGAGPDGSRVNDIGPAALNNATRDNANSAIFGSSYFSIESIANAWKYSIPYDQLVTFLFHNHVCPGVQPGFFITEYALENYPLAAGQQYQWFGTSIYCKDDALLYLMGVSPGTGTYFAKRVLQEELESPMVPGGSEEGILIVWDPVKKVGKAVMISFRWPEFDLSDCTTRNAMFEKWAAAFIMLYSGQTPSYMTSPMVLTKEVEKWITEDELRVIQSGANGNPLAYLRSIPARNLEDLIPVNNGGTPVNTGGNQGGSHGGSTGGVPSGSAFTGHAGYSPGVDTAASPAEVGAASSVSEEPASAPAKAYEVKNVTSGARGGDSSWYVYGIVGVLVAAGLVAFGFLRGGAGK; translated from the coding sequence ATGGTTTCAGTTCTTTTCCTTCTGGCCATGCTTACTGGTTCAGTGGCAGCTGCAGACAACGCAACCTGCGAGGTTGGTGTCCTTGTCAGCTACCAGTACAGCGATGATAACGGTAGGATCAATCCGACCCTCGAAATCACGGATTCAGGTACAGGCATAGAATACAACCGGACCTACGACCCATCCAGTGGTTATACAAAGCTGATCTTCCAGCATTCAAACATAAGCGCGGCAAACCTTACACTGACTGTGAGGGCACCGGGCTACGTTACCGTCGAGAGAAGGTTAAACCTCACACCGAACCCCATGGACCCCCGGCACACCGGGTACTATGCAAGCATAAACCTTGTTCTAAATGCAACCGAACCATACCGGATCGGTAGAGAGTTGACAGAAAAAGCAGATAAGCTCCTGAACTTCACAGGGAAGGGAGAAGTTCTTGTTATAACAACAGCCGGCCTTGTGAAGTACCATAATATGACTACAGAGGATGTCCTGGAGGGAATACTTAACAGGGGAGGTGGCCTGATAAGCTACGGCAGAGCTAACCTCCTTACAGTCCGAAAAACAGCCACAGATCCTCTGTGTACGGCTTTCATAGTGAGGAAGGGTAACGATCTTCTCATGGCATTCTACAGGAACACCACACTGGTGTACCTTGGAACGGTGTCCCAGAACATGAGCTCTGCCCAGTGGAACAACCTTACATCAAAGCTGGGGGATGATGCCTTCCCCTTCGCAAGCCTTGCAAATGCATGGGCAGCTGGAGCACCAGCAGATCTGCTCAAACAGGCCGCATTCCATGGACACATGTGCCTGGGTACCATAAGCGGATATGCCATGAGTAAAACCATCTACATGTACTATCCACCTATCCAGGACTGGTCCACCGGTTCACCCATAGAGATAACCAGCTACGTCACCATAGGTGTTCCCGGCGGCTCAGACGATGATGCCCTCATACTTGCACTCGATAACACCCCCGGGAAGAGGTCATACCTCGGCTTCGATACAACCGGTGCCGGTGCAGAGGACAGTATGGTGGGCTTCATAAGGTGGAACTCAAGGACAAACACCGGTACCCTTGTGGTCATGAAGTTCGACCAGCAGGCACTCATAGATACCTACAAAAGGGAGACCGGAGTATCAATGGTTCAGGAACTCAAATTCAATGCCTGGCTCGTTAAAAAGGTCACAGAGAACCCTGCCTCCATTGTAACTATCGTTAAGGAACTCGACAACCTGACAGCCGACCAGTACTACTACCTGGCAGGAAGGGAGGTCAACTACAACCAGGTAAATGAGACCCATGGACTGGACATGAACTACATAAACAGCCTCAATCTGCCAAACGCCACCAGGGCAAATGTGAATGCAACATGGAATCCTGTGAGCTATGCTGAGCTCCGTGAAATCGGTAGAAGGGCCGCTGAAATGGCTAAGGAGATATTCCTGGCTGAGAGAGGAATAAACCTTGAAAGGGACGATCTCAATGTAGCTGTCCTCACATCAGCCGGTTACGTCTACCTGAACGGCACCCCGACCGATGGCTGCTACGACGGAATATTCAGCGTTCTTGGTTCAAGGCTAAGCAGGAAAAACCTTCTGCCAGTCCACAGCCCATTCTACAAACCACTATGGTTCACCTTCGTCTTGAAGGGTGCTGATGGGAAAACACTGGACTCAGTGCATATAACCTACAATCCACTGACAGGTGAACTGAGTGCCGGAGCAGGGCCGGATGGTTCACGGGTTAACGATATAGGTCCCGCAGCCCTCAATAACGCGACAAGGGATAACGCCAATTCCGCGATATTCGGTAGCTCCTACTTCAGCATTGAGAGCATAGCCAATGCCTGGAAGTACAGCATCCCCTATGACCAGCTGGTAACCTTCCTGTTCCACAACCATGTCTGTCCGGGTGTCCAGCCAGGATTCTTCATCACCGAGTACGCCCTTGAGAACTATCCACTTGCAGCCGGCCAGCAGTATCAGTGGTTCGGGACAAGCATATACTGCAAGGATGACGCCCTCCTCTACCTCATGGGTGTTAGTCCCGGTACCGGGACCTACTTCGCCAAGAGGGTCCTCCAGGAGGAACTCGAATCCCCGATGGTACCCGGTGGAAGTGAAGAGGGAATACTCATAGTCTGGGATCCAGTTAAGAAGGTTGGTAAGGCTGTGATGATAAGCTTCAGGTGGCCAGAGTTCGACCTCAGCGACTGCACCACAAGGAACGCCATGTTCGAGAAGTGGGCTGCCGCCTTTATAATGCTCTACAGTGGCCAAACACCATCCTACATGACGTCCCCAATGGTCCTCACAAAGGAGGTTGAGAAGTGGATAACCGAGGACGAACTCAGGGTGATACAGAGCGGTGCAAACGGTAACCCCCTGGCATACCTGCGTTCAATACCTGCACGAAACCTTGAGGACCTTATACCTGTGAACAACGGTGGAACACCAGTTAACACAGGAGGAAACCAGGGAGGTTCCCATGGTGGTTCAACTGGAGGTGTTCCTTCAGGTTCAGCTTTCACAGGACATGCAGGTTATTCACCGGGTGTGGATACTGCGGCTTCACCTGCAGAGGTGGGCGCTGCATCCTCAGTGTCAGAGGAGCCTGCATCAGCCCCTGCAAAGGCCTATGAGGTTAAGAATGTGACCTCAGGTGCCAGGGGCGGTGACTCCTCATGGTACGTCTACGGTATCGTGGGTGTCCTTGTTGCCGCTGGTCTTGTGGCCTTCGGATTCCTCAGGGGCGGAGCAGGAAAATAA
- a CDS encoding helicase C-terminal domain-containing protein: MENPLFCPDCGMMRDNCTCKGKGRLSFFRNIIRPPEKSDTLNEDLQRRYPHIPPEIIENFPFPQPRPGQLDIINDIYQAIEEGYRYVILEAGTGTGKSAIACTLAGIYQPAYILTMTKQLQDQYAREFGFPVVKGRSNFFCLNDNLESTCDMGTCQTLPSSEKFQCPYGVVRGETLLGEEAFQDSYGNRVFFKTAEHCQYWEQKAEAINSPITLMNYDYAFLELNYVGHFDRRNLMILDEAHNIEDKLMRRLEVTISNKRLSKDIRRTIPPSMLREDDPAEWVLQIEAIADHYSDLELDSMSRRRRDRIKRTIKRLSELRMSLEDEPKNWVIDADDDSVSFKPLRVHHYAHDRLFSYSEVCLFMSATILSERLFCQWLGINPGDAYFVRVDSPFPASRRPIELKIAGKMSRNRIRHTAPETIPILNRILERHKNDKGLIHTHNYRCQRFIMDNIPSRRLIDHKASNREAVLRYFEESDEPLVLVSPSMSEGVDLPYDKCRFQVIYKIPFPYLGDKQVNRRQRMDQRWYAYKTIMTLMQAYGRGMRAHDDSCYTYILDGNIEMIFRSPLYRSLLPEFFKEAIVNE; this comes from the coding sequence ATGGAAAACCCACTCTTCTGTCCAGACTGTGGAATGATGAGGGATAACTGCACATGCAAGGGCAAGGGGCGTCTTTCGTTCTTCAGAAACATTATAAGGCCTCCTGAGAAATCAGACACCCTCAACGAAGACCTCCAGAGGAGGTATCCCCACATACCCCCGGAGATCATAGAGAACTTCCCCTTTCCACAGCCAAGACCGGGACAGCTTGACATAATAAACGACATCTACCAGGCAATCGAGGAAGGTTACAGGTACGTTATACTTGAGGCCGGCACAGGCACAGGCAAATCAGCAATAGCCTGTACCCTCGCAGGTATCTACCAGCCAGCCTACATCCTCACCATGACCAAACAGCTCCAGGACCAGTATGCCAGGGAATTCGGGTTTCCCGTCGTCAAGGGGAGGAGTAACTTCTTCTGCCTCAACGACAACCTGGAGTCAACCTGTGACATGGGGACATGCCAGACACTGCCCTCATCAGAGAAGTTCCAGTGCCCCTACGGTGTTGTGAGGGGGGAGACGCTCCTTGGAGAGGAGGCCTTCCAGGACTCCTATGGTAACAGGGTATTCTTCAAGACAGCTGAGCACTGCCAGTACTGGGAACAGAAGGCAGAGGCCATAAACAGCCCTATAACCCTCATGAACTATGACTATGCATTCCTTGAACTCAACTACGTCGGTCACTTCGACCGGAGAAACCTCATGATACTGGATGAGGCTCACAACATCGAGGACAAGCTCATGAGGAGGCTCGAAGTAACCATATCAAACAAACGCCTCAGCAAGGATATCAGAAGAACAATACCCCCATCGATGCTCCGGGAGGATGACCCGGCTGAATGGGTGCTCCAGATTGAGGCAATAGCAGACCACTACAGTGACCTTGAACTGGATTCAATGTCAAGAAGGAGAAGGGACAGGATAAAGAGGACCATAAAGAGGCTCTCGGAGCTCAGGATGAGTCTGGAGGATGAACCAAAGAACTGGGTCATCGACGCCGATGATGACTCTGTCTCCTTCAAGCCCCTGAGGGTACATCACTATGCACATGACAGGCTCTTCTCCTACTCTGAGGTCTGCCTATTCATGAGCGCCACCATACTCAGTGAGAGGCTCTTCTGCCAGTGGCTCGGCATAAATCCAGGGGATGCATACTTTGTAAGGGTTGACAGTCCGTTCCCTGCATCCAGAAGGCCCATAGAACTGAAGATCGCAGGGAAGATGTCCCGCAACAGGATAAGGCACACGGCCCCCGAGACCATACCCATCCTTAACAGGATCCTTGAGAGGCATAAAAACGATAAGGGACTCATACACACCCACAACTATCGCTGCCAGCGCTTCATAATGGATAATATACCCAGCAGGAGGCTCATCGACCATAAGGCATCCAACAGGGAGGCGGTGCTGAGGTACTTTGAGGAGTCCGACGAGCCCCTGGTGCTTGTAAGCCCATCCATGAGTGAGGGTGTTGATCTACCCTATGACAAGTGCCGCTTCCAGGTGATCTACAAGATACCATTCCCCTACCTGGGTGATAAGCAGGTTAACCGGAGGCAGAGGATGGATCAGAGGTGGTACGCCTACAAAACCATAATGACCCTCATGCAGGCCTATGGGCGTGGAATGAGGGCCCATGATGACTCCTGCTACACCTACATCCTTGACGGTAACATAGAGATGATATTCAGAAGCCCCCTCTACAGGTCACTTCTGCCAGAGTTCTTCAAGGAGGCCATAGTAAATGAGTGA
- the cobI gene encoding precorrin-2 C(20)-methyltransferase encodes MHGKLIGVGVGPGDSELLTLRAVNVLRSVPVICAPRSSSERESIALSIVEDILTERRDGCRILDPVFPMTDDRDELESHWDSAARMVAAELEDGRDVAFITLGDPSIYSTFSYLQQRIEDMGFKTEMVPGVTSFTACAATAGRTLVEGDEILLVVPRVDDRFERVLRDVDACVIMKTSRHGRRAMEVVESDPRGKDVVSVANCSMDDEVVERGFASGGGYLATTLVRFREQS; translated from the coding sequence ATGCATGGAAAACTCATCGGTGTGGGTGTGGGTCCCGGGGACAGTGAACTTCTGACCCTCAGGGCTGTGAATGTACTCAGATCTGTTCCAGTTATATGCGCACCCCGTTCATCATCTGAGAGGGAGAGCATAGCCCTCTCAATCGTTGAAGATATCCTCACTGAACGCAGGGACGGCTGCAGAATACTTGACCCTGTGTTTCCAATGACTGATGACCGGGATGAACTTGAAAGTCACTGGGATTCTGCGGCCAGAATGGTTGCAGCTGAACTTGAGGATGGACGGGATGTTGCCTTCATAACACTGGGTGATCCATCCATCTACAGTACCTTCAGTTACCTCCAGCAGCGCATTGAGGATATGGGCTTTAAGACAGAGATGGTGCCAGGAGTCACCTCCTTCACGGCATGTGCAGCCACCGCTGGCAGAACCCTCGTTGAGGGTGATGAGATCCTCCTTGTGGTGCCCCGGGTTGATGATCGGTTTGAGAGGGTGCTCAGGGATGTGGATGCCTGTGTGATCATGAAGACGTCACGCCATGGCAGGAGGGCCATGGAGGTTGTGGAGTCTGATCCCCGCGGAAAGGATGTTGTATCTGTGGCAAACTGCAGCATGGATGACGAGGTCGTTGAAAGGGGATTTGCCTCCGGTGGAGGGTATCTTGCAACAACCCTTGTGAGGTTCAGGGAGCAATCCTGA